A section of the Streptomyces sp. Je 1-369 genome encodes:
- a CDS encoding glycosyltransferase family 2 protein, with amino-acid sequence MSSHSRPDITVVIATRLLPERLGYLVELHASLMRQTVLWEAVLVLDGADRTLLPEPLAADARIRVIELPRPVGAAAARNLGLRTVRTPLVCYMDDDEVFAQRLCRIPSSRPGVGRDSLLHYLRSDI; translated from the coding sequence GTGTCCTCGCACTCCCGCCCCGACATCACGGTCGTCATCGCCACCCGGCTGCTGCCCGAACGCCTGGGCTACCTCGTCGAACTGCACGCCAGCCTGATGCGGCAGACCGTGCTATGGGAGGCCGTTCTCGTCCTTGACGGAGCCGACCGCACACTGCTGCCGGAACCTCTCGCCGCTGATGCCCGCATCCGCGTGATCGAACTGCCCCGCCCGGTCGGCGCAGCCGCCGCCCGCAACCTCGGCCTGCGCACTGTCCGTACCCCTCTGGTGTGCTACATGGACGACGACGAAGTTTTCGCTCAACGGCTGTGTCGCATTCCCTCATCCCGGCCGGGCGTGGGCCGTGACAGCCTGTTGCACTATCTGCGGTCGGATATCTAG